In one window of Phycisphaerales bacterium DNA:
- a CDS encoding ATP synthase F0 subunit C has protein sequence MTKNFALATLALLVFAPLAMAAQQTGAAAGATPTAMAYGLAAIGAGIALIGGGIGIGLVGKGAVEAIARQPEAGGAIGQNMIIAAGLIEGATLVGALVGLLVVLIK, from the coding sequence ATGACCAAGAACTTCGCCCTGGCCACGCTGGCCCTGCTCGTGTTCGCCCCGCTGGCCATGGCCGCCCAGCAGACCGGCGCCGCCGCCGGTGCAACGCCGACCGCGATGGCCTACGGCCTGGCGGCCATCGGCGCCGGCATCGCCCTGATCGGCGGTGGCATCGGCATCGGTCTGGTCGGCAAGGGCGCCGTCGAGGCCATCGCCCGCCAGCCCGAGGCCGGCGGCGCCATCGGCCAGAACATGATCATCGCGGCCGGCCTGATCGAAGGCGCCACCCTGGTGGGCGCGCTCGTGGGCCTGCTGGTCGTCCTCATCAAGTAA
- the atpB gene encoding F0F1 ATP synthase subunit A, which produces MTPIGLDMLTNLPTKLVAAADSNALPSPVDHIVAHPFMISPGGWWWWSSATANLVISGVLMLLIGFYVAKRVRTGPDSQGEARYLTRGKFAQLVEVLIVGLRDMMIKPVLGDRSDKFLPYLLCVFFFILINNLLGMIPLIDVNMFINFYLVEAGVFGEEATKWKDAHVAPFGGTATQSIWVTGALAIVAGLVINIAGVMRLGVGEYAKHLTAGTPVFLWPIMVPVEIMGTMIKPIALALRLFAVMTAGHILLAVMFVFFEMIARDTAALGTGAGMLVAVVLWIPVILMATFIFLLEVFVSFLQALIFMFLTAVFIGLLDHHGDHHHHVDEHYDQDVPTAASPV; this is translated from the coding sequence TTGACGCCCATTGGCCTGGACATGCTGACCAACCTGCCCACCAAGCTGGTGGCCGCCGCCGACTCCAACGCGCTGCCCAGCCCGGTGGATCACATCGTGGCCCACCCGTTCATGATCTCTCCCGGCGGCTGGTGGTGGTGGTCGTCGGCCACGGCCAACCTGGTCATCTCGGGCGTGCTCATGCTGCTCATCGGCTTCTACGTGGCCAAGCGCGTGCGGACCGGCCCTGATTCGCAGGGCGAGGCCCGCTACCTGACGCGCGGCAAGTTTGCCCAGCTCGTCGAGGTTCTGATCGTCGGCCTGCGTGACATGATGATCAAGCCCGTGCTGGGCGATCGCAGCGACAAGTTCCTGCCGTATCTGCTGTGCGTCTTCTTCTTCATCCTCATCAACAACCTGTTGGGGATGATTCCGCTGATCGACGTCAACATGTTCATCAACTTCTACCTGGTCGAGGCCGGCGTGTTCGGCGAAGAAGCGACCAAGTGGAAGGACGCCCACGTGGCGCCCTTCGGCGGCACGGCGACCCAGAGCATCTGGGTGACGGGCGCCCTGGCGATCGTCGCGGGCCTGGTGATCAACATCGCCGGCGTGATGCGCCTGGGCGTGGGTGAGTACGCCAAGCACCTGACGGCCGGCACCCCGGTCTTCCTGTGGCCCATCATGGTGCCCGTGGAGATCATGGGCACCATGATCAAGCCCATCGCGCTGGCCTTGCGTCTGTTCGCCGTCATGACGGCCGGCCACATCCTGCTGGCGGTCATGTTCGTGTTCTTCGAGATGATCGCCCGCGACACGGCCGCCCTGGGTACGGGTGCGGGCATGCTGGTGGCCGTGGTGCTGTGGATCCCGGTGATCCTGATGGCCACGTTCATCTTCCTGCTGGAGGTCTTCGTCAGCTTCCTCCAGGCGCTGATCTTCATGTTCCTCACGGCCGTGTTCATCGGCCTGCTCGACCACCACGGCGATCACCACCACCACGTGGACGAGCATTACGACCAGGACGTTCCCACCGCGGCCTCGCCGGTCTGA
- a CDS encoding AAA family ATPase, whose protein sequence is MAKRTRKAATREPDPLPERAVAAGSLDDVLGQDEAVGFLRKTLAAGRVPHAWMFQGPPGVGKRTLALAFGAALLTPESGPEREEAQDLLQSGAHPDLTLISKELASYSEEAELRDKKQRNISIDLLREFFDPAVARTSSLPGGLAAKVCVIDEAHLLAREGQNHLLKTLEEPPPRTVIILVADRPHDLLPTIHSRCQRLRIGPVDNDAMQAWLARRGAIGDAERSSVLYLADGSPGLAELMLNTGVTTWFETLKPLAEAALAGRDDGSLAEACAKLASDWSEAWVKANPAASKDAANRTAHGLALGIIATWARRLLRNEQVGPEALEAITACSGLLGRDVQPKFAYEVLAERLAEAGPTPAR, encoded by the coding sequence ATGGCCAAACGCACCCGCAAAGCCGCGACCCGTGAGCCCGATCCGCTGCCCGAGCGGGCGGTGGCCGCCGGCTCGCTCGACGACGTGCTGGGACAGGACGAGGCGGTCGGCTTCCTTCGAAAGACCCTGGCGGCCGGCCGCGTGCCCCACGCGTGGATGTTCCAGGGCCCGCCCGGCGTGGGCAAGCGCACGCTCGCTCTGGCCTTCGGCGCCGCCCTGCTGACGCCCGAGTCGGGCCCCGAGCGCGAGGAAGCCCAGGACCTGCTCCAGAGCGGCGCCCACCCCGATCTGACGCTGATCTCGAAGGAACTCGCCAGCTACAGCGAGGAAGCCGAACTCCGCGACAAGAAGCAGCGGAACATCTCCATCGATCTGCTCCGCGAGTTTTTCGACCCCGCCGTCGCCCGCACTTCGAGCCTGCCGGGCGGCCTGGCAGCCAAGGTCTGCGTCATCGACGAGGCCCACCTGCTCGCCCGCGAGGGCCAGAACCACTTGCTCAAGACGCTCGAAGAGCCACCGCCCCGAACGGTCATCATCTTGGTCGCCGATCGCCCCCACGACCTGCTGCCCACCATCCACAGCCGCTGCCAGCGCTTGCGCATTGGACCGGTCGACAACGACGCCATGCAGGCCTGGCTCGCTCGCCGGGGGGCCATCGGCGATGCCGAGCGCTCGAGCGTGCTCTACCTGGCCGATGGCTCCCCGGGCTTGGCCGAGCTTATGTTGAATACGGGCGTGACGACATGGTTCGAGACCCTGAAGCCCCTAGCCGAGGCTGCACTTGCCGGCCGCGACGACGGATCCCTGGCCGAAGCCTGCGCCAAGCTCGCCAGCGACTGGTCCGAGGCATGGGTAAAGGCCAACCCCGCCGCCAGCAAGGACGCAGCCAACCGCACCGCCCACGGCCTTGCCCTGGGCATCATCGCAACATGGGCGCGGAGGCTCCTGCGCAACGAACAGGTGGGCCCCGAAGCGCTCGAGGCCATCACGGCATGCTCGGGCCTGCTGGGCCGCGACGTGCAACCGAAGTTTGCGTACGAGGTGCTCGCCGAGCGCCTGGCAGAGGCCGGGCCTACGCCTGCACGCTGA
- a CDS encoding MoxR family ATPase — protein sequence MTDADAGPISRLRDNIASVFMGNPRAIDRVLRTMLAGGHLLIEDVPGVGKTVLAGAIARSVQGKLARVQMTPDLLPSDILGVSVYDRDRGEFSFKPGPIFANFVLADEINRTTPRTQTALLEAMSEATVSLDGTSHPLPKPFMVIATQNPYDFEGTYLLPENQLDRFLMRTRLGYPDPQTEVQVLERRPASNALPQLQAVMPLETLSDLQQKVSQVRVDQKILEYVVAIANATRRSPDLRLGLSPRGALALTQVARATALIDGRDYVVPEDVLDNIMPVVAHRLIVRGGLEQGDGREAEGILEGIIQGVEAPT from the coding sequence ATGACCGACGCCGATGCCGGCCCCATCTCCAGGCTCAGGGACAACATCGCCTCGGTGTTCATGGGCAACCCCCGGGCCATCGACCGCGTGCTGCGCACCATGCTGGCCGGTGGGCACCTGCTGATCGAAGACGTGCCCGGCGTGGGCAAGACGGTGCTGGCCGGGGCCATCGCCCGCAGCGTGCAGGGCAAGCTCGCGCGCGTGCAGATGACCCCGGACCTCTTGCCCAGCGACATCCTGGGGGTGAGCGTCTACGACCGCGACCGCGGGGAATTCAGCTTCAAGCCCGGCCCGATCTTCGCCAACTTCGTCTTGGCCGACGAGATCAACCGGACGACACCGCGCACGCAGACGGCCCTGCTCGAGGCCATGAGCGAGGCGACCGTGTCGCTGGACGGCACGAGCCACCCGCTGCCCAAGCCCTTCATGGTGATCGCCACGCAGAATCCCTACGACTTCGAGGGCACCTACTTGCTCCCCGAGAACCAGCTCGATCGCTTCCTGATGCGCACGCGGCTGGGCTACCCCGACCCCCAGACCGAAGTCCAGGTGCTCGAGCGCCGCCCGGCCAGCAACGCGCTGCCCCAACTCCAGGCCGTCATGCCCTTGGAGACGCTCAGCGACCTGCAACAGAAGGTCAGCCAGGTGCGCGTGGACCAGAAGATCCTCGAGTACGTCGTTGCGATCGCCAACGCGACGCGCCGCTCGCCCGACCTTCGGCTGGGCCTCTCGCCCCGTGGCGCGCTCGCGCTCACGCAGGTCGCCCGCGCGACGGCGCTCATTGATGGCCGCGACTACGTCGTGCCCGAAGACGTGCTGGACAACATCATGCCCGTCGTCGCCCACCGCCTGATCGTCCGTGGCGGGCTCGAGCAGGGCGATGGCCGCGAGGCCGAGGGCATCCTGGAAGGGATCATCCAGGGCGTCGAAGCACCGACCTGA
- the sthA gene encoding Si-specific NAD(P)(+) transhydrogenase: MGTYDLCVIGSGPAGQRAAIQSAKVGKRVCVIERFREVGGVAVNTGTIPSKALREAILGTSGNKSLLPTERDFMSARSQSFAGLLEAANKVIRHEVAKIAGHFASNGIDVAYGEASFIDGHTIRVAGANVSEIKADKVMIATGASPARPSDIPFDGQNVITSDELLRLEYLPATMIVIGGGVIGTEYASMLTALGVRVTLIEGRNELLGFVDKEITEALQFHLRKRGMTLRLGEKAVSISVIDPPDLARSGNDQMAEVYLESGKTLRADCLLYCVGRQGATESLNLQAAGLSADKRGRIEVNEHYQTAVEHIYAAGDVVGFPALASTSMEQGRHAACHMFGLQLPEHSKTLPYGVYAIPEISMVGKTEQELTEQNIPFESGVAQYDEIARGQLLGDELGMLKLLIHQETQHILGVHVIGAGATEIVHIGQAVMALGGTLDYFIHTVFNYPTLAECYKVAALNGRNRLRST; this comes from the coding sequence ATGGGCACCTACGACCTTTGCGTCATCGGCAGCGGTCCCGCCGGCCAGCGGGCGGCGATCCAGTCGGCCAAGGTCGGCAAGCGCGTGTGCGTGATCGAGCGTTTCCGCGAGGTCGGCGGCGTTGCGGTCAATACCGGCACGATCCCCAGCAAGGCGCTGCGCGAGGCCATCCTGGGCACCAGCGGCAACAAGAGCCTGCTGCCCACCGAGCGGGACTTCATGTCGGCCCGCAGCCAGTCCTTCGCGGGTTTGCTCGAGGCGGCGAACAAGGTCATCCGCCACGAGGTCGCCAAGATTGCAGGGCACTTCGCCTCCAACGGCATCGACGTTGCCTACGGCGAGGCGTCCTTCATCGACGGTCACACCATCCGCGTCGCGGGAGCCAACGTGTCGGAGATCAAGGCCGACAAGGTCATGATCGCCACCGGCGCCAGCCCGGCCCGCCCCAGCGACATCCCTTTCGACGGCCAGAACGTCATCACCAGCGACGAACTCCTGCGGCTGGAATACCTGCCGGCGACCATGATCGTCATCGGCGGCGGCGTCATCGGCACCGAATACGCCTCGATGCTCACCGCCCTGGGCGTGCGTGTCACGCTCATCGAGGGCCGCAATGAACTGCTGGGCTTCGTCGACAAGGAAATCACCGAGGCCCTGCAGTTCCACCTGCGCAAGCGCGGCATGACCCTGCGCCTGGGTGAGAAGGCCGTCAGCATCTCGGTCATCGATCCACCCGACCTGGCCCGCAGCGGCAATGATCAGATGGCCGAGGTATATCTCGAGAGCGGCAAGACCCTGCGGGCAGACTGCCTGCTGTATTGCGTGGGCCGCCAGGGCGCCACCGAATCGCTCAATCTGCAGGCCGCCGGGCTTTCCGCCGACAAGCGCGGCCGCATCGAGGTCAACGAGCATTACCAAACCGCCGTCGAGCACATCTACGCAGCAGGCGACGTGGTCGGCTTTCCCGCCTTGGCGAGCACGAGCATGGAGCAGGGCCGCCACGCCGCGTGCCACATGTTTGGCCTGCAACTTCCCGAGCACAGCAAGACCCTGCCCTACGGCGTGTACGCCATCCCCGAGATCTCGATGGTGGGCAAGACCGAGCAGGAACTGACCGAGCAGAACATCCCCTTCGAGTCGGGCGTGGCCCAGTACGACGAGATCGCCCGCGGCCAGCTGTTGGGCGACGAGTTGGGCATGCTCAAGCTGCTGATCCACCAGGAGACCCAGCACATCCTGGGCGTCCACGTCATCGGCGCGGGGGCCACCGAGATCGTCCACATCGGCCAGGCCGTTATGGCCCTGGGCGGCACGCTGGACTACTTCATCCACACGGTCTTCAACTACCCCACGTTGGCCGAGTGCTACAAGGTGGCAGCGCTCAACGGCCGTAATCGGCTGCGCAGCACCTGA
- a CDS encoding phosphoglycerate kinase encodes MPTRTIAQTPVENKRALVRVDFNVPMDGGDIADDRRIRSAIPTIKSVLDRGGSVVLMSHMGRPKGEGYEAEFSLEPVAKHLSGLLGIDVQFPSKDCVDDDATKAVKAMKPGDVVLLENLRFHKAEKTGDADFAQKLAAYGDLYVNDAFGTCHRADASMVAVPRTMEGKPRVAGLLVEKEIEFLSDAVANPKKPMVVILGGAKVSSKIGAIEHLLPKCDAMLIGGAMAYTFMRAKGEPTGTSLVEEDHVSTAERAMAAAKAASVDLLLPIDHMVADKFDHGAPTRAEERIPDQAVAVDIGPKTARMYADRIAGAKSVLWNGPMGIFEWPGADGGTRTVAQALVEATRAGATTIVGGGDSAAALDSMGLATDITHVSTGGGASVEMLEGKRFEAIEILDATND; translated from the coding sequence ATGCCAACGCGGACCATTGCCCAGACCCCCGTCGAAAACAAGCGGGCGCTTGTCCGCGTGGACTTCAACGTACCGATGGACGGTGGCGACATTGCCGACGACCGTCGCATCCGCTCGGCGATTCCGACGATCAAGAGCGTGCTGGATCGTGGCGGCAGCGTCGTGCTCATGAGCCACATGGGCCGGCCCAAGGGCGAGGGCTACGAAGCCGAGTTCAGCCTCGAACCGGTGGCCAAGCATCTTTCGGGGTTGCTCGGCATCGACGTGCAGTTCCCGTCGAAGGACTGCGTCGACGACGATGCGACCAAGGCCGTCAAGGCCATGAAGCCCGGCGACGTGGTGCTGCTTGAGAACCTGCGCTTCCACAAGGCCGAGAAGACCGGCGACGCGGACTTCGCTCAGAAACTCGCGGCATACGGCGACCTCTACGTCAACGACGCCTTCGGCACCTGCCACCGTGCCGACGCCTCGATGGTCGCCGTACCCCGGACCATGGAGGGCAAGCCACGCGTCGCCGGCCTGCTGGTCGAGAAGGAGATCGAGTTCCTGAGCGACGCCGTCGCGAATCCAAAGAAGCCGATGGTGGTGATCCTCGGCGGCGCCAAAGTCTCATCAAAGATCGGCGCCATCGAGCACCTGCTGCCCAAGTGCGACGCGATGCTCATCGGCGGCGCCATGGCCTACACGTTCATGCGCGCCAAGGGCGAGCCCACCGGCACGAGCCTGGTCGAAGAAGACCACGTCTCGACGGCCGAGCGCGCCATGGCGGCGGCCAAGGCAGCCAGCGTCGACCTGCTCCTGCCCATCGATCACATGGTGGCCGACAAGTTTGACCACGGGGCCCCTACCCGTGCGGAAGAACGCATCCCCGATCAAGCCGTCGCGGTCGATATCGGACCCAAGACCGCCAGGATGTACGCCGATCGGATCGCGGGCGCCAAGTCGGTCCTGTGGAATGGTCCCATGGGCATCTTCGAGTGGCCCGGGGCCGACGGGGGCACTCGCACCGTAGCCCAGGCCTTGGTCGAGGCGACCAGGGCGGGGGCCACCACCATCGTGGGCGGCGGAGATTCTGCAGCCGCGCTGGATTCGATGGGCCTTGCGACCGATATCACCCATGTGTCCACCGGTGGCGGCGCCTCGGTGGAGATGCTCGAAGGCAAGCGATTCGAGGCGATCGAGATCCTCGACGCGACCAACGACTGA
- the atpF gene encoding F0F1 ATP synthase subunit B has protein sequence MRRSLIQSHFGKVASAAVLALPAIAMAADEAGKKGTVIPGIKQGVPMMVATFLVFGIVFFLLWKFAWPPIVKGLEERDRKILEGLKASKRALAEADAMKERYESQLTEARSEAQRILAETKARQAEFTAELRSKADAELSRMREKAQKDIDAARRVAVNELYAEAARLATLMATKILEREVSEQDQARLVEQALSEFESSRRASNN, from the coding sequence ATGCGACGTTCGCTGATTCAATCCCATTTCGGGAAGGTCGCCTCGGCGGCCGTCCTCGCGCTGCCGGCCATCGCCATGGCCGCCGACGAGGCCGGCAAGAAGGGCACCGTCATCCCGGGCATCAAGCAGGGCGTGCCGATGATGGTCGCCACGTTCCTGGTGTTCGGCATCGTGTTCTTCCTGCTGTGGAAGTTCGCCTGGCCGCCCATCGTCAAGGGCCTCGAAGAGCGGGATCGCAAGATCCTTGAAGGCCTGAAAGCCTCCAAGCGCGCGTTGGCCGAGGCCGACGCGATGAAGGAGCGCTACGAGAGCCAGCTCACCGAGGCCCGCAGCGAGGCCCAGCGTATCCTCGCGGAGACCAAGGCCCGCCAGGCCGAGTTCACCGCTGAGCTGCGCTCCAAGGCCGACGCCGAACTGTCCCGCATGCGCGAGAAGGCGCAAAAGGACATCGACGCGGCCCGGCGCGTGGCGGTCAACGAGCTGTACGCCGAGGCCGCGCGTCTCGCGACGCTCATGGCCACCAAGATCCTCGAGCGCGAGGTGAGCGAGCAGGACCAGGCACGCCTGGTCGAGCAGGCCCTCAGCGAGTTCGAGTCCAGTCGCCGGGCGTCGAACAACTAG
- the atpH gene encoding ATP synthase F1 subunit delta, producing the protein MPLLETPPDALSDIYATSLFEVCHKSGGDQAVQETLDELEAILDMAHKDPAFNEFLASRVLSTSDRAASLKKVFEGKVSSRTLTFLLVLNDKDRLGRLPGMVKAFHDKAQEAFGRLEVDVHTAGPISSADLDAIRERLASALGKDVVAHHRSDPAMIGGLKLRFGDQLVDGSIAARVRRLRDQLGHEGAARIRARVGEMIDAQASTSSDVPDA; encoded by the coding sequence ATGCCACTGCTTGAAACACCGCCCGACGCGCTGTCGGACATTTACGCCACCAGCCTGTTCGAGGTGTGCCACAAGAGCGGCGGCGACCAGGCCGTCCAGGAAACACTCGACGAGCTCGAGGCCATCCTCGATATGGCCCACAAGGACCCGGCCTTCAACGAGTTCCTGGCCTCTCGGGTGCTGTCCACCAGCGATCGCGCCGCATCGCTCAAGAAGGTCTTCGAGGGTAAAGTCTCCAGCCGAACTCTTACCTTTCTGCTCGTGCTCAACGACAAGGACCGCCTCGGCCGTCTGCCGGGGATGGTCAAGGCCTTCCACGATAAGGCTCAGGAAGCCTTTGGCCGCCTCGAAGTTGACGTCCACACCGCCGGACCCATCAGTTCGGCCGACCTGGATGCCATCCGCGAGCGGCTTGCCTCGGCCCTGGGCAAGGACGTGGTGGCCCACCACCGCAGCGATCCGGCCATGATCGGCGGCCTGAAGCTGCGGTTCGGCGATCAGCTCGTGGACGGCTCGATCGCGGCGCGTGTTCGACGCTTGCGCGACCAACTCGGGCACGAAGGCGCCGCCCGCATCCGTGCTCGCGTCGGTGAGATGATCGACGCCCAGGCGAGCACCAGTTCGGACGTCCCCGACGCCTGA
- a CDS encoding GC-type dockerin domain-anchored protein, with translation MRSRVHCVCVLVAMVVGPGSVMAQGACEPQRLAPPPDVPPTSFGSTAVTNGRSWLVGDKSARTWCPGDPFSCSAGAVIAYEEFDGALEQVQTIVPPDVQQGMKFGDALAIHGDELIVGVPGRRWTDTEVLGGAFAYRFADGRWTELERIQPPPGAAPEQYDYLGGWVAFDESLAILRSEIAMSSILAVYARTPEGWTFRESLEAPDGVPDDAYFGENPALSDDWLFVTARDDSTAADRAGSVYAYRRHGDDSLEFVQKLYAPDPQERDRFGYSIDHQGTTLVVGAFLADRPFDGQGLVFVYGLENDRWVLRQEIALGDARRNDGFGAAVHLDGDLLLVQARGRRDGTSSGKVFRFERDAAGHWYEIGQLVPNPPVYAGSYGWAMASAGGASGMALVGAHDDVTLPADQYGAAYYFDLACNPCVPDLDLDGSLTIFDFLTFLNLFKDGEAAADFDGDGELTIFDFLAFQDAFDAGC, from the coding sequence ATGCGAAGTCGTGTCCATTGCGTGTGTGTGCTAGTGGCGATGGTGGTGGGTCCGGGAAGTGTGATGGCCCAGGGGGCGTGTGAGCCCCAGCGACTTGCGCCACCCCCAGACGTACCGCCCACCTCGTTCGGCTCGACGGCCGTGACGAATGGTCGCTCCTGGCTCGTGGGCGACAAGAGCGCTCGCACGTGGTGTCCCGGCGATCCGTTCAGTTGCTCTGCGGGGGCCGTGATTGCGTACGAAGAGTTCGATGGCGCGCTGGAACAGGTCCAGACAATCGTGCCGCCCGACGTCCAGCAGGGCATGAAGTTTGGCGACGCCCTTGCGATCCACGGGGACGAATTGATCGTCGGCGTGCCGGGTAGGCGTTGGACCGACACGGAAGTCCTCGGGGGCGCCTTCGCATACCGGTTCGCTGATGGGCGATGGACCGAGTTGGAACGAATCCAGCCGCCCCCGGGGGCTGCACCCGAGCAATACGACTATCTCGGCGGCTGGGTGGCGTTCGATGAGTCGCTGGCCATCCTGCGGTCGGAGATCGCGATGTCGTCGATCCTCGCGGTCTATGCCCGCACGCCCGAGGGCTGGACGTTCCGCGAATCGCTCGAAGCGCCCGATGGCGTGCCCGACGACGCGTACTTCGGCGAGAATCCCGCGCTCTCGGACGACTGGCTGTTCGTCACGGCCCGCGACGACTCCACCGCCGCCGACCGCGCCGGCTCGGTGTACGCCTACCGCCGCCACGGCGACGACAGCCTGGAGTTTGTGCAGAAGCTCTACGCACCCGATCCCCAGGAGCGTGATCGTTTCGGATACAGCATCGATCATCAGGGGACGACGCTTGTGGTTGGAGCGTTCCTGGCCGACCGTCCGTTCGATGGCCAGGGACTCGTCTTCGTCTACGGCCTGGAGAACGATCGCTGGGTCCTCCGGCAGGAGATCGCCCTCGGCGACGCCCGACGCAACGACGGCTTCGGGGCGGCGGTTCACCTCGACGGCGACCTGCTGCTGGTGCAGGCCCGCGGCCGGCGAGACGGCACGTCATCGGGCAAGGTCTTTCGTTTCGAGCGCGACGCCGCGGGGCACTGGTACGAGATCGGTCAGCTCGTTCCCAACCCGCCGGTGTACGCCGGCTCCTACGGCTGGGCGATGGCCTCGGCGGGCGGCGCCTCGGGCATGGCGCTCGTGGGCGCCCACGACGACGTCACGCTGCCCGCCGATCAGTACGGCGCCGCCTACTACTTCGACCTCGCCTGCAACCCCTGCGTCCCCGACCTCGACCTGGACGGTTCGCTCACCATCTTCGACTTCCTGACATTCCTGAACCTGTTTAAAGATGGAGAAGCGGCCGCCGACTTCGACGGCGACGGCGAGTTGACGATCTTCGACTTCCTGGCGTTCCAGGACGCGTTCGACGCGGGCTGCTGA